The proteins below are encoded in one region of Herpetosiphon gulosus:
- a CDS encoding vWA domain-containing protein has translation MTSLDLRLTLSRSSVPANTGEQVLYVLAEVVGQGKINQRAPVHCVLLVDCSPSMRVPIADAALFRELMRRGAAHEVMLDGVPVWKIRDDLMDEVRRRAQSPSRWLGQAVRGAAERLNADDQLSIIGFAEKAHAVLKAKSPTDVVRLEGSVAILERGDLGRSTRLAPGLRSTIDLLDSMPSTGFSQRIVVLTDGFVEDEQQAFAYARHLAARSIPVSTIGLGVEFQEQLLMSFADQSGGQSSFITDPSDLPNLLDVEFGKAHAIIAQKARLDLRLAHDVQIKRILRIRPALGEVPTPEFEAGSGSLSLGSIEQRAKAAWLLELRIPDHVPNIYRLLRLSLQADDPQGQSLEPINRDVVIEYHPNADQALNPELVAILERVTAWRLQNKALEQAAQGDQAGATRQLQAAVTRLVDLGEHELAKQAAAVSQTLQETGQINPEQTKTLRYATRRLTEER, from the coding sequence ATGACGAGTTTAGATCTCAGGCTCACCCTTTCACGCAGCAGCGTGCCCGCAAACACTGGCGAACAAGTTTTGTATGTTTTGGCCGAGGTGGTTGGTCAAGGCAAAATTAACCAGCGTGCGCCTGTTCATTGTGTGTTGTTGGTTGATTGTTCGCCTTCGATGCGTGTACCAATCGCTGATGCGGCGTTGTTTCGCGAATTAATGCGCCGTGGTGCTGCCCACGAGGTCATGCTCGATGGTGTGCCAGTCTGGAAAATTCGCGATGATTTGATGGATGAGGTACGGCGACGCGCTCAAAGCCCAAGTCGTTGGCTGGGGCAGGCAGTTCGTGGCGCTGCTGAGCGCTTAAATGCCGATGATCAGCTTTCGATCATCGGCTTTGCTGAAAAAGCTCATGCGGTGCTCAAAGCCAAATCGCCAACTGATGTGGTGCGCTTGGAAGGCTCGGTTGCGATTCTCGAACGCGGCGACCTTGGTCGGAGCACACGGCTGGCTCCAGGCTTGCGCAGCACGATCGATCTGCTGGATAGCATGCCTAGCACTGGTTTTTCGCAACGGATCGTCGTGTTAACCGATGGCTTTGTTGAAGATGAGCAACAAGCCTTTGCCTACGCTCGGCATCTGGCCGCTCGCTCAATTCCAGTCTCGACGATTGGACTGGGGGTTGAGTTTCAAGAGCAATTGCTGATGAGTTTTGCTGATCAGAGTGGTGGTCAATCTAGCTTTATCACCGATCCCAGCGACTTACCAAACTTGCTTGATGTAGAGTTTGGCAAGGCTCATGCGATTATCGCTCAAAAGGCGCGGCTGGATTTGCGGCTTGCTCACGATGTACAAATCAAACGAATCTTGCGGATTCGACCAGCCTTGGGTGAAGTGCCAACCCCAGAATTTGAGGCGGGTTCGGGCAGTTTAAGTTTAGGCTCAATCGAACAACGCGCCAAAGCAGCATGGTTGCTTGAACTACGCATCCCCGACCATGTGCCAAATATTTATCGTTTGTTACGACTTTCGTTGCAGGCCGACGATCCCCAAGGCCAAAGTTTGGAGCCAATCAACCGTGATGTCGTGATCGAATATCATCCTAATGCCGATCAAGCGCTTAACCCAGAGCTTGTAGCAATTTTAGAACGGGTGACGGCATGGCGCTTGCAAAATAAAGCCCTTGAGCAAGCGGCCCAAGGCGATCAAGCAGGCGCAACCCGCCAATTGCAGGCCGCAGTCACGCGCTTGGTCGATTTGGGCGAGCATGAATTAGCCAAACAAGCCGCTGCTGTTAGCCAAACGTTGCAAGAAACTGGCCAAATTAACCCTGAACAAACCAAAACTTTGCGCTATGCAACCAGAAGATTGACAGAAGAACGATAA
- the murI gene encoding glutamate racemase: MKHQPIGMFDSGVGGLSTLRDLRTLLPYEDIIYYADTGNCPYGGRSHVEIVALSERVSNILLERGVKLIVVACNTATLHAVDYLREHFRISFVGMEPGIKPAIAQTKTGVVGVMATQATVAGERFQRLIARYAGDVQVVPQACPGLVELIEAGELQSETTREAVARYVAPLIKAGADTIVLGCTHYPFLRPLIADVAGPNVALLDTGAAVARQTQRLLAAADLLNPQTSQGRTEWLTSGDPAHFAKIRQCLEIE; the protein is encoded by the coding sequence ATGAAACACCAGCCAATTGGCATGTTCGATTCGGGGGTTGGTGGCTTATCGACCTTGCGCGATCTGCGGACACTCTTGCCGTACGAAGATATTATTTACTACGCCGATACTGGCAATTGCCCGTATGGCGGGCGTTCGCACGTAGAAATCGTGGCCTTATCCGAGCGGGTCAGCAATATTTTGCTCGAACGCGGGGTTAAATTGATTGTGGTGGCCTGCAACACTGCGACGCTGCATGCCGTTGATTATTTGCGCGAACACTTTAGGATCAGTTTCGTCGGTATGGAGCCTGGCATCAAGCCCGCGATTGCCCAAACCAAAACTGGCGTGGTTGGTGTGATGGCAACTCAAGCCACCGTCGCAGGTGAACGATTTCAGCGCCTGATTGCCCGTTATGCAGGCGATGTCCAAGTTGTGCCGCAAGCCTGCCCAGGTTTGGTCGAATTAATCGAAGCCGGCGAGTTACAAAGTGAAACAACCCGCGAGGCCGTCGCGCGTTATGTTGCACCATTAATCAAGGCTGGTGCTGATACGATTGTGCTGGGCTGCACCCATTATCCATTTTTGCGCCCGTTGATTGCCGATGTTGCTGGGCCAAACGTTGCCTTGCTTGATACTGGTGCGGCGGTAGCTCGCCAAACCCAACGCCTGCTAGCAGCAGCCGATTTGCTCAACCCACAAACGTCGCAAGGTCGCACCGAATGGCTCACCAGTGGTGATCCAGCTCATTTTGCTAAGATTCGGCAATGTTTAGAAATCGAGTAA
- a CDS encoding tetratricopeptide repeat protein, with amino-acid sequence MTLETAQNARLRGDYASAMQILNQLLAADQANLAALVERGRVYAELNDREQAQAHFDHVSFADPEGELGDAARTELLRLLAPPKILFAPRRTQPSEPKTPPNPWALRLVLVLVLISLICSIAGIGLTRKNVQQRFIQVTPTVGKSMKYQT; translated from the coding sequence ATGACACTTGAAACTGCCCAAAATGCCCGTTTGCGTGGCGATTATGCTAGCGCTATGCAAATTCTGAACCAACTACTTGCCGCTGACCAAGCCAATCTGGCGGCGCTGGTTGAGCGTGGGCGCGTGTATGCCGAATTGAATGACCGTGAACAAGCTCAAGCCCATTTTGACCACGTTTCGTTTGCCGACCCCGAGGGTGAGCTAGGTGATGCAGCGCGAACTGAATTATTGCGTTTGCTGGCTCCCCCAAAAATCCTGTTTGCCCCACGCCGCACCCAACCTTCCGAACCTAAAACCCCGCCCAACCCATGGGCTTTGCGCTTAGTATTAGTTTTAGTGTTAATCAGCCTGATTTGCTCAATCGCTGGCATCGGCCTGACCCGCAAGAACGTGCAGCAACGCTTTATTCAAGTGACACCGACGGTTGGCAAAAGTATGAAGTATCAGACATGA
- the accC gene encoding acetyl-CoA carboxylase biotin carboxylase subunit, whose product MSFDTVLIANRGEIALRVMRACKELGLRTVAVYSEADRDSLHVRYADDAFLIGPPPAVQSYLQTETILDVARRSGAGAIHPGYGFLSENTDFVRTCDAAGIAFIGPTADAMDLMGGKIHARQVALRAHVPLVPGTTEAVESVAEALELGEQYGYPIAIKASAGGGGRGLKVAYQPEEVEFAFESARREAEAAFKNGELFVEKYVLDPRHIEIQILADQYGNVVYLGERDCSVQRRHQKLIEETPSPAVSPELRRTMGECALRLCHETGYVGAGTLEFLLAPDGQFYFLEMNTRIQVEHTVTEMVTGIDLVQAQLRIAQGEKLWFTQEEIQFRGHAIQCRINAEDAAAGFRPALGTISAYNEPKGYGVRVDAGVEQGTTIPPYYDSMLAKLVTWGATRGEALQRMRRALNDYTIEGITTVIPFHKLALAEPAFEHGDVTVSFIPRYLEEKLKQLPSATPSTAEPAAEQPSRELMVEVNGRRFAVRVTGEGLNDPIASNKTAAPTRHRAANKKREVATDPNAVICPIQGTIVAIKTSVGAAVEAGQVVFVVEAMKMENEIATPRAGTIATINAEIGKSIEAGSVLATLEA is encoded by the coding sequence ATGAGTTTCGATACAGTGCTGATCGCCAATCGCGGCGAGATTGCCCTGCGCGTGATGCGGGCATGCAAGGAATTAGGTTTACGCACCGTCGCCGTCTACTCAGAAGCGGATCGCGATTCGCTCCACGTCCGTTATGCCGACGATGCCTTTTTGATCGGTCCCCCTCCAGCAGTCCAAAGTTATTTGCAAACTGAAACAATCCTCGATGTCGCTCGGCGCAGTGGCGCTGGTGCGATTCACCCTGGCTACGGCTTTCTCTCAGAAAATACCGATTTTGTGCGCACTTGCGATGCGGCTGGCATTGCCTTTATTGGTCCAACCGCTGATGCCATGGATTTGATGGGCGGTAAAATTCACGCTCGTCAAGTGGCTTTACGCGCCCATGTCCCGCTGGTGCCAGGCACAACCGAGGCGGTTGAAAGTGTTGCCGAAGCTCTCGAACTTGGCGAACAATATGGCTACCCAATTGCCATCAAAGCTAGCGCAGGCGGCGGTGGCCGTGGTTTGAAGGTCGCCTACCAGCCTGAAGAAGTTGAATTTGCCTTCGAAAGCGCTCGTCGCGAGGCCGAAGCCGCTTTCAAAAACGGCGAATTGTTTGTTGAAAAATATGTGCTCGATCCACGCCACATTGAAATTCAGATTCTGGCTGATCAATATGGCAATGTGGTTTATTTGGGTGAGCGCGATTGTTCGGTGCAGCGCCGCCACCAAAAATTGATTGAAGAAACCCCATCGCCAGCAGTCTCGCCCGAATTGCGGCGCACCATGGGCGAATGTGCCCTGCGTTTATGCCACGAAACGGGCTATGTTGGCGCTGGCACCTTGGAGTTTTTGCTAGCTCCCGATGGTCAATTCTATTTCCTCGAAATGAACACGCGGATTCAAGTTGAGCATACTGTGACCGAAATGGTTACTGGCATCGATTTGGTACAAGCCCAACTACGCATCGCTCAAGGCGAAAAGCTTTGGTTTACCCAAGAGGAAATTCAGTTCCGTGGTCATGCAATTCAATGTCGGATCAATGCTGAGGATGCAGCGGCGGGTTTTCGCCCAGCACTTGGCACGATCAGCGCCTACAACGAACCCAAAGGCTATGGTGTGCGGGTCGATGCTGGGGTTGAGCAAGGCACAACCATCCCACCATATTACGATTCGATGCTAGCCAAATTGGTGACATGGGGGGCAACTCGCGGCGAAGCTTTGCAACGCATGCGTCGCGCCCTCAACGATTACACGATCGAAGGCATTACCACGGTAATTCCTTTTCATAAATTGGCTTTGGCCGAGCCAGCTTTTGAGCATGGCGATGTCACGGTGAGCTTTATTCCACGCTATTTGGAAGAAAAACTCAAGCAATTGCCAAGCGCTACGCCGAGCACTGCCGAGCCAGCCGCCGAGCAACCCAGCCGCGAATTAATGGTTGAGGTCAATGGGCGACGCTTTGCCGTGCGCGTTACTGGCGAAGGCTTGAATGATCCAATTGCTAGCAACAAAACCGCTGCTCCAACTCGCCATCGCGCTGCCAACAAAAAGCGCGAAGTTGCGACAGATCCCAATGCAGTGATTTGCCCAATTCAAGGTACAATTGTGGCGATTAAAACCAGCGTTGGCGCGGCGGTTGAGGCTGGCCAAGTGGTGTTTGTCGTCGAAGCAATGAAGATGGAGAACGAAATCGCAACCCCACGGGCTGGTACAATTGCTACAATCAATGCCGAGATTGGTAAAAGCATTGAGGCTGGCAGCGTGCTAGCAACACTCGAAGCATAG
- a CDS encoding VWA domain-containing protein, whose product MAGEVQLTGTLARPALPALQTQQVVYLLLDITATPAVAHVQMPVNVSFVLDHSGSMKGDKMRCVREATQRALGLMGPQDIVSVVIFDHRRETIISAQPVRNVAALQAEVGKIKDAGGTKIAPALEAALNEIRRSQNANTISRIILLTDGQTEGERDCLRLAEEIGKASVPLTALGVGDDWNEDLLIEMANRSGGVAEYFSNPNDIASFFQGAVQQAQSAVVQNSALTLRFVQGVEPRALWQVTPLIQQLPYRPISDRAVGVSLGDISKDEHRMVLIEMLVDPKQAGQYRLGQIEVNYDIPQMQVVGEKARYDVMLNFVADPAQATGVVPQVMNIVEKVSAHKLQTRALEDLAEGNIGAATQKLQGAVTRLLNQGETELAQTMQQEIENLQTNGQMTSAGQKTIKFGTRKTVRLSDLDLPKS is encoded by the coding sequence ATGGCAGGTGAAGTTCAATTAACTGGTACGTTGGCTCGTCCGGCGTTGCCAGCCTTGCAAACCCAGCAGGTCGTTTATTTGCTGCTGGATATTACGGCAACACCAGCGGTTGCGCATGTTCAAATGCCAGTTAATGTGAGCTTCGTGCTCGATCATAGTGGCTCGATGAAGGGCGACAAAATGCGCTGTGTGCGCGAAGCAACGCAACGCGCCTTGGGCTTGATGGGGCCACAAGATATTGTTTCGGTGGTCATTTTCGACCATCGCCGCGAAACGATCATCAGTGCTCAACCTGTGCGCAACGTCGCTGCCCTGCAAGCCGAAGTTGGCAAAATTAAGGATGCAGGCGGTACAAAAATCGCCCCTGCGCTGGAAGCAGCCTTGAATGAAATTCGTCGCAGCCAAAATGCCAATACGATCAGCCGGATTATTTTGCTGACCGACGGCCAAACCGAGGGTGAACGTGATTGTTTGCGCTTGGCCGAGGAAATTGGCAAAGCCAGCGTGCCATTGACTGCGCTGGGGGTTGGCGATGATTGGAACGAAGATCTGTTGATTGAAATGGCTAATCGTTCAGGTGGCGTTGCCGAATATTTCAGCAATCCCAATGATATCGCCTCGTTCTTCCAAGGTGCAGTTCAGCAAGCGCAATCGGCAGTGGTGCAAAATTCAGCCTTGACCTTGCGCTTTGTGCAGGGAGTTGAGCCACGCGCACTTTGGCAAGTAACCCCATTAATTCAGCAATTGCCCTATCGCCCAATTAGCGATCGGGCGGTTGGCGTGAGTCTTGGCGATATTTCCAAAGACGAACATCGTATGGTACTAATCGAAATGCTGGTTGATCCCAAACAGGCGGGTCAATATCGGCTGGGTCAAATCGAAGTCAACTACGATATTCCTCAAATGCAGGTGGTTGGCGAAAAAGCTCGCTACGATGTGATGTTGAATTTTGTGGCTGATCCGGCGCAGGCAACTGGAGTTGTGCCGCAAGTGATGAATATCGTCGAAAAAGTTAGTGCCCACAAGCTGCAAACTCGCGCCTTAGAAGATTTGGCCGAGGGCAATATTGGCGCAGCCACCCAAAAGCTTCAGGGTGCAGTGACCCGCTTGCTCAACCAAGGCGAAACTGAGCTAGCCCAAACGATGCAACAAGAGATCGAAAATCTGCAAACCAATGGGCAGATGACCTCAGCGGGCCAAAAAACGATCAAATTTGGTACGCGCAAAACCGTGCGGCTCAGCGACTTGGATTTACCAAAAAGTTAG
- a CDS encoding tryptophan-rich sensory protein, which translates to MNSKVLRFANVAAIIATIVVNALANILPINGLDTGTISDSFPVRFVPAGYVFSIWGLIYLGLSAFAIYQALPKQANNPAVAKIGWWFVASCGFNSAWIFAWHYLQFPLTIVLIVGLLVSLIMIYRQLSSIRAEASSADRWLIHTPFSIYLGWATVATIANATIALYDAGWRGGPLSDSVWTVILLAIGVCLAAFITLRQRDIAYNGVLLWAFIGIAVKQAAFPLVMNAAIVAAVAIALLIGLALIRSLPTQRRKAMA; encoded by the coding sequence ATGAACAGCAAGGTTTTGCGCTTTGCCAATGTGGCAGCGATTATCGCAACAATTGTGGTCAATGCCTTAGCCAATATTTTGCCGATCAACGGGCTTGATACTGGCACGATCTCCGATTCGTTTCCGGTGCGTTTCGTGCCAGCGGGCTATGTTTTCAGCATTTGGGGCTTGATTTATTTGGGCCTCAGCGCCTTCGCAATTTATCAAGCATTGCCCAAGCAGGCCAATAATCCAGCCGTTGCCAAAATTGGCTGGTGGTTTGTGGCCTCATGTGGCTTCAATAGCGCTTGGATTTTCGCTTGGCACTATTTACAATTCCCGCTCACAATCGTGTTAATTGTTGGTTTGTTGGTTTCACTGATTATGATTTATCGCCAGTTGAGCAGCATTCGCGCCGAAGCTAGCAGCGCTGATCGTTGGCTGATTCATACGCCATTTTCGATTTACTTGGGTTGGGCCACGGTGGCAACCATCGCCAATGCCACAATTGCGCTCTACGATGCTGGCTGGCGCGGCGGCCCGCTCAGCGATTCAGTTTGGACGGTGATTTTGCTGGCGATTGGGGTTTGTTTGGCGGCCTTCATTACCTTGCGCCAACGCGATATTGCCTATAATGGCGTGCTGTTGTGGGCCTTCATCGGAATTGCAGTTAAACAAGCGGCTTTTCCATTAGTGATGAATGCAGCAATTGTTGCGGCAGTTGCGATTGCCTTGTTGATTGGACTGGCGCTCATTCGCAGTTTACCAACTCAACGCCGCAAAGCTATGGCGTAG
- a CDS encoding VWA domain-containing protein — MTEPVALSAVWSREPLPSGTSQVNYVLIQAKPNHVPTVQAAPPLNFCLVLDRSGSMAGDKIQHLREAVREIVANLRPIDAVSIVLFDDTLEVLVPARLADDLPALQNAIESIDEQGGTAMSLGLQAGLAELQKFQAADRVGRVLLLTDGQTWGDEDTCRDLAKQIGDLGVSITALGLGTEWNEALLDDLATASNGESDYIADPSQISKYFQQTLQSAQTTTVVNARLLLRLLPGVTPRAVYRVQPSIANLGYKPIGEREVTVSIGEIAGDGASVLVDVMLPEREAGTFRIAQAELQYDAPVLGIKEGKIKIDIPLSFNLDPKASVVNPPIMNTVEKVTAFKLQTRALSEAEAGNIGSATQKLRAAATRLLDLGETELAQTMEQSAQQLEAGGQIAAADQKALRYATRKLTQKLEE, encoded by the coding sequence ATGACTGAACCTGTAGCACTTTCGGCAGTTTGGAGCCGCGAACCCTTGCCAAGCGGCACAAGCCAAGTTAATTATGTTTTGATTCAAGCCAAACCAAACCATGTTCCGACTGTCCAAGCGGCTCCGCCACTCAACTTCTGTTTGGTGCTTGATCGCTCTGGCTCGATGGCTGGCGATAAAATTCAACATTTGCGCGAAGCTGTGCGCGAAATTGTGGCCAACTTGCGCCCAATCGATGCAGTGAGCATTGTGTTGTTTGATGATACCTTGGAAGTTTTAGTGCCAGCCCGTTTGGCCGACGACCTGCCAGCCTTGCAAAATGCGATCGAATCAATTGACGAGCAAGGTGGCACGGCCATGTCATTGGGCTTGCAGGCAGGCCTTGCCGAGTTGCAAAAATTCCAAGCCGCAGATCGGGTTGGCCGCGTATTGCTCTTGACCGACGGCCAAACCTGGGGCGATGAAGACACTTGCCGCGATTTAGCCAAACAAATTGGCGATTTAGGTGTTTCGATCACGGCACTGGGCTTAGGCACTGAATGGAACGAAGCCTTACTCGACGATTTGGCTACCGCATCCAACGGCGAATCGGATTATATTGCCGACCCCAGCCAAATTAGCAAATATTTTCAACAAACCTTGCAAAGTGCCCAAACTACCACTGTAGTTAATGCCCGTTTGTTATTGCGCTTGCTGCCTGGGGTTACGCCACGAGCGGTTTATCGTGTCCAACCAAGCATCGCCAACCTTGGCTACAAGCCGATTGGTGAGCGCGAAGTCACGGTTAGCATTGGCGAAATTGCTGGCGATGGAGCCAGTGTTTTGGTTGATGTAATGCTGCCAGAGCGTGAAGCAGGCACATTCCGCATCGCCCAAGCCGAATTGCAATACGATGCGCCAGTGCTTGGCATCAAAGAAGGCAAAATTAAAATCGATATTCCCTTGAGCTTTAATCTTGATCCCAAGGCCAGTGTGGTTAATCCGCCAATTATGAACACGGTCGAAAAAGTGACCGCCTTCAAATTGCAAACGCGGGCACTTTCCGAGGCCGAGGCGGGCAATATTGGCAGTGCGACCCAAAAATTACGCGCCGCCGCTACCCGCTTACTCGATTTGGGCGAAACTGAACTAGCGCAAACAATGGAACAAAGCGCTCAACAACTTGAGGCTGGTGGTCAAATCGCAGCCGCTGATCAAAAAGCCCTGCGTTATGCCACCCGCAAACTAACCCAAAAACTTGAAGAGTAA
- the mdh gene encoding malate dehydrogenase: MANRKKVTIIGAGFVGSTCAHWLASKELADVVLVDIVEGIPQGKGLDLLQSGPVEGFDVSVIGTNSYEETTDSDVVILTSGAPRKPGMTREDLLKINAEITKSNIEKVAKTSPNACIIVVNNPMDTMTYLARVASGFPKERVMGQGGVLDAARYRTFLAQELNVSVEDIQAMLMGGHGDEMVPLPRYTTVSGIPVTEFISAERLNQIVERTKKGGGEIVSLLKTGSAYYAPAAATIQMVEAILKDKKRVLPAAAYLEGEYGINDLYFGVPVVLGAGGVEKILELPLSDDEKALMAKSAELVRSSVDTLRTLIDF, from the coding sequence GTGGCTAATCGTAAGAAAGTAACCATCATCGGGGCTGGATTTGTTGGCTCAACCTGTGCACACTGGTTGGCAAGCAAAGAACTCGCCGATGTTGTTTTAGTCGATATTGTTGAGGGCATTCCTCAAGGCAAAGGCTTGGATTTACTCCAATCAGGGCCAGTTGAAGGCTTTGATGTCAGCGTGATCGGCACCAACAGCTATGAAGAAACCACCGATTCAGATGTGGTGATTTTGACCTCAGGTGCTCCTCGCAAACCAGGCATGACCCGCGAAGATTTGCTCAAAATCAACGCTGAAATTACCAAATCAAACATTGAAAAAGTTGCCAAAACCTCGCCCAACGCTTGTATTATCGTGGTTAACAACCCAATGGATACAATGACCTACCTCGCCCGTGTGGCTTCAGGCTTCCCCAAAGAACGCGTGATGGGTCAAGGCGGCGTATTGGATGCTGCTCGCTATCGCACCTTCTTGGCCCAAGAACTGAATGTCTCAGTTGAAGATATTCAAGCCATGTTGATGGGCGGTCACGGCGATGAAATGGTTCCATTGCCACGCTACACCACGGTTTCAGGGATTCCTGTAACCGAATTTATCAGCGCTGAACGCTTGAACCAAATTGTCGAACGCACCAAAAAGGGCGGCGGCGAAATCGTTTCATTGCTCAAAACTGGCTCAGCTTATTATGCTCCAGCCGCTGCTACCATCCAAATGGTCGAAGCGATTTTGAAGGATAAGAAGCGCGTTCTGCCAGCTGCCGCTTACCTCGAAGGCGAATATGGCATTAACGATCTCTACTTCGGCGTACCAGTTGTCTTGGGTGCTGGTGGCGTTGAAAAGATTCTCGAATTGCCATTGAGCGATGACGAAAAGGCTTTGATGGCCAAATCAGCCGAGTTGGTTCGCAGCTCAGTCGATACCTTACGCACCTTGATCGATTTCTAA
- a CDS encoding protein phosphatase 2C domain-containing protein — protein MSEPTQPMTGGTQPLNPANQPEEHEPFAIGTVLKDVYRVTALLTDTPTLRVYRVALLEPWDHCARCGAALQASDQFCEECGAQVEEQTALLQETPAAQPVGAALLDDLPDDPARAALPTVREVFVGEDSRFAVLPDGTSLVRFDTLLSEPNTFVDQTDAVDIGIQVARALAYLHRNGLALGQLTLADLALTNKREIKLADAGAIRRSLGKGDQLDDVEHLGLVLEKMAGIQRQTRRLDDSNNPSPLDSAFATILSDLRAKRITDASILAQTLETLLAEQATPISLRVRTGYATDVGMIRDHNEDSVLTWDLRLNWDAKPVNVGLYVVADGMGGHEGGEVASGLAITTTAQTLVPTLLDPQLHAGPVSSKHLAELVKQAAFQANQAVYEESVRRKNDMGTTLTMAVVVGDRAIVGNVGDSRTYLYRDGKLQRISKDHSLVQRLIDIGQLDPDDIYTHPQRNAILKSLGDSGDPGTDTFEVQLQPNDALFLCSDGMWEMVRDPKMAALFAEHANPADLCDALIEAGNAGGGEDNISVVVVRFDALPIVEH, from the coding sequence GTGTCTGAGCCGACTCAACCGATGACTGGTGGAACCCAACCTCTCAATCCGGCCAACCAGCCTGAGGAACACGAACCCTTTGCGATTGGCACTGTGTTGAAGGATGTTTATCGGGTAACCGCCTTGCTGACCGATACTCCAACCTTGCGCGTCTATCGAGTAGCGCTGTTAGAGCCATGGGATCATTGTGCTCGTTGCGGGGCCGCCTTACAAGCGAGCGATCAATTTTGCGAAGAGTGCGGGGCGCAGGTCGAAGAACAAACTGCTCTGTTACAAGAAACTCCGGCGGCGCAGCCAGTTGGCGCAGCTTTGCTTGATGATTTACCCGATGACCCCGCCAGAGCTGCCTTGCCCACTGTGCGCGAGGTCTTTGTGGGTGAAGATTCACGGTTTGCGGTGTTGCCTGATGGCACGAGCTTGGTGCGTTTCGATACCTTGCTGAGCGAACCAAATACCTTTGTTGATCAAACTGATGCTGTCGATATTGGCATTCAGGTAGCTCGTGCCTTAGCTTATTTGCATCGTAATGGCTTGGCGCTGGGCCAATTAACCTTGGCTGATTTGGCTTTGACCAATAAGCGCGAAATCAAACTAGCCGATGCTGGGGCGATTCGCCGTTCGTTGGGCAAAGGAGATCAGCTCGATGATGTCGAGCATTTAGGTTTAGTGCTAGAAAAAATGGCGGGAATTCAGCGCCAAACTCGCCGCCTTGATGATTCGAATAATCCTTCGCCGCTCGATAGTGCCTTTGCCACAATTTTGAGCGATCTCCGTGCCAAGCGCATCACCGATGCTAGCATTTTGGCCCAAACCCTCGAAACCTTGCTGGCCGAACAAGCTACTCCGATCAGTTTACGAGTACGGACTGGCTATGCTACCGATGTTGGCATGATTCGTGATCACAACGAAGATAGCGTGCTGACTTGGGATTTGCGTCTAAATTGGGATGCTAAGCCAGTCAATGTTGGCTTGTATGTGGTAGCTGACGGCATGGGTGGTCACGAAGGCGGCGAGGTCGCCAGTGGTTTGGCGATCACCACCACCGCCCAAACCCTCGTGCCAACCTTGCTCGATCCGCAGTTACATGCTGGGCCAGTTTCGAGCAAGCACCTTGCCGAATTGGTCAAGCAAGCAGCGTTTCAAGCCAATCAAGCGGTTTACGAAGAAAGTGTGCGCCGCAAAAACGATATGGGTACAACTCTGACTATGGCAGTAGTTGTCGGCGATCGAGCGATTGTTGGCAACGTTGGTGATAGCCGTACCTACCTTTATCGCGATGGCAAATTGCAGCGGATCAGCAAAGACCATTCGTTGGTTCAGCGCCTAATCGATATTGGTCAACTTGATCCTGATGATATTTATACCCACCCCCAACGCAACGCCATTCTCAAATCGCTTGGCGATAGCGGCGACCCTGGCACCGACACGTTTGAGGTGCAATTACAGCCTAACGATGCGCTATTTCTCTGCTCTGACGGCATGTGGGAGATGGTGCGAGACCCCAAAATGGCGGCGCTCTTCGCCGAACATGCCAACCCCGCCGATCTCTGCGATGCCTTGATTGAGGCTGGCAATGCTGGCGGCGGCGAAGATAACATCAGCGTGGTGGTGGTGCGTTTTGATGCCCTTCCAATAGTTGAACACTAA